The Apus apus isolate bApuApu2 chromosome 12, bApuApu2.pri.cur, whole genome shotgun sequence genome includes the window GAGGAcagtttctcagcctttctaaTACTTGTCTTTTACAGCTCAGCCTGTTACCTACAACATAaccactgcttttttttttttctttctttccttaaacTTGTACTTGCTTCTTTAAGGCTGAAAAAGATTCCAAAGAGGAGATTCTCAAAGCTTTCAAGCTCTTTGATGACGATGAAACTGGCAAAATCTCCTTCAAAAACCTCAAGCGTGTCGCCAAAGAACTGGGGGAGAATCTCACAGATGAGGAGCTGCAGGTTTGTGCCTGGTAGATGAAACTACATCATACCTGGTCCCTTGTTTACATTGGTTTAAAACCAATATAAGTTCctataatatatattttctacacagatttttgtattaaaaatatatataagaaaTATTAGTGTCTAGTTTAGTAAATATTTTGGAGCACAGTCACTCTGGTGCTGAGCTAACACTGTCCCCTCCAGCACAAGTCACTAAAAGGTGGTTCTAATTCTGCATGAACAGTTCTGATCCTGGCCTGCCCTGTGTCTAATTTCTGCACACAAATCTCTTGCAGGAGATGATCGACGAGGCAGACAGAGATGGGGATGGGGAAGTGAACCAGCAGGAGTTCTTGCGGATCATGAAGAAGACCAGCCTCTACTGAGGCAGGATTTCACTGATTTTTGCAGTGTCTGTACCTTGGCAGGTGCCTcactttcttactttttttttttttgagattgcAGAAAATATAGGTCagtgttttgccttttctgtaaGTGGATCACCTGGTGTTTGTGAGCAGTTACCAGCTGCTGACCTGTTCACGTGTAGCAACGTGGTTGCTTGGTTGTGCTCTTCAGGTGTTGatgctctttgttttccataCACGGTCCCATTTTTCAGTGACACTGTTCAGATCCTTCTCTGGCTAAAAAACTGTCTAATCATTCTGGCTTGGTAAAGAGAGGCCTCAAAACCTCTGGGGTCAATCTCTTgtttcccagcagctggagttTTTTAGTTTAATGTCTTGGTTTGGGCCCAGCTGCAGTGAACTCTTTATATGACATATCTGTGGGGATCAGCTTTTTATACTTACAGTGATTGTCCCTTCCTACTTTTTTAGGATGTTGTTTAAACTGCAGAAGGTGAGGCAATggagggctgcagctgccctggctgctgctcaccTCACACCTTGCAGctctttgcagaagcagcagttaccagtgctgctgctgcaagctCTCTGGGTTTGCAGGAACACTCAGTGGCTGCCAAGATAAGgtgatatttaaaataaaatgtcttattttaagCCATCAGAGTTGTGGAAAGAAGATTCTTAGAGACTGGAAAGGGCTGGCAACTGCAGCACTTTCTCTGGGATGCCTGGACCCCACCCTGGACCCTTTGTGCCCCGCAGCAGTCTGGGAGGCTCCTTCCATCAGACACTGCTGTCACTCGAGGGAAGAATTCGACCTCTTCCCACCAGACCTGGATGCCAACGTTGGTTTGATTCTGCTTTCATATTTATGCCCAAGTTTGGGTTTGGACAAATCCCAGCAAAACAAGTGGGATGTGTTGCTGGTGACTTCCTAGATTGTTTTCCCTGCACCTTGGCCAAGCAGCAGCACTAAAAGCACATCCTAATCCTGACTAAAAAGCAACCAGTGACAGCAGAACTCAGCCCATGTATAAAGAGTCAGATTTTATTCAGTAGCAGAACCATGGTTCTTCCCTTTGCCACTCATCCATTGGTGATTGATTCtgggagatggtgctgaggaacatggCTTGGTTGAGtttaatggttggacctgatgatctcaAGGGTCTTTTGAGTCCATCTTCTGTGAGGTGGAGGGATGTGGAGAGCTTGGAAGGCCTGGCAGAGGTGCCTGTGTAAGGACTCTTGGGAAGGGACCATGGTGGGAACAGGTCAGACCCAGTGGTGGCTGCCAGaccccaggcagcccctcagccccccagAGCCAAGGAGAGTGGCTGTGTTGGGCCCTGTGGAATCCTGACTCAGTGCCTGCTCCACAcctgcccacagcccagctgctgtcAGGAAGGGCTGTCTCCTTGGCAGGACACAACACTTCCGTGGCTCCGGAGCTCTCCCTCCTCAGCAGCCACCAGGAGGCAGATCTCGGTCTGGGTTTGCTGgctgtgggtgggaggggaggggcgCGCCTCGAGGCTCAGTGCCTGCACTCCAGAGGAGATGGACTCGGGGGCTTTGTTCAGGCAAGCCTGAGCACCTCTTGGACCATTTTTCCAATGCCGTCGTGGACCTGGTGGATGGGGGCGTTGCACATGAAGGCACTGGTGGTCACCAGCCTGTTCTGCACGTCCACGTGGACCTCAGAGACCTGCTTGTTGACGTGTTTGCAGCCGAGCTCCTTCAGGGCCTCGGCAGTCCTGGCGTAGGGCCACCTGCCGGGAGAGCAGGAGAGGCATGACCAGCCTTCAGTGCGTGCAGCATTCATCAAACACAGCAGCCACACGAAGGCCGAGGGGGGAGCTCTGTTGGTTGCACAGGGAGGGGGGTGGTCCCCACGGAAAACCTGCCCAGTAGGATCCACACCTTCTCCTGTCAGAGGAGTTTCTCTGGGATTATAGAACCAGGAAAACCTCCAGATCACAGTGAGTTAAAAATGGGATGTAAGGCCAGAATAAGACCTTGATGTTCCACCATAGGTGTTTCACTACTTGACTCTGCCCACTCCAGGCTCTGGGGTTAGGTTGGGGGTGGCCTTTTCACCTGCTTCCTGCAAGTGAAGGAAGTGGCTCTACTTCCTAGAGCCACTGCAGTCCCTTCCCTGCCACTGGGGGAATTCAGTCACAGCTTTCCCATGGGAATAAGGACagtttccctccctccttctccttaACACTCCCAAGTCCTGTGCAACCATCCTGTTCCTACCTAGGATCTGCTCAGCTTTACCAGCCAGGTCTGGTGTCTCTCCTGCCCTGAGCCAAGGGGTGTCTGAGATGGGTGCTGCGTGCATCGGGGAGGCAAACACAAGACTGTGTTTAAAGTGTCCTGGTTTATGCCAGAGTTGTGCCAAGAAATGTACAAAGTACAGGGAAGGCTGCTGGTCCAGCATGCCCAGCCTGCTGACAAGGTCCCTTCCAGGTACTTGAAGAGTTCCTGCTGCCACCTGTGCAGCCCGCAGAGGGGCCCTAGTTACTAATGCTTGGCTCAGAGCCTGTCTTTGGGGGCACTGAATCCCTCTGGTCTCCCTCTCTGCCCCCGGGGACGGGCAGGGCGGattcctgcttcccagccccCTGACCGTCCCCATCCCATGGGATTCCCGGGCACTTCCCAGCCTCTGGCGCCCTCCTGTGGCCACGTGCCCGCATTACAGGGAGGTCCGAGCTCCAGTGTTAGCAAGAGACAGAGCAGAGGAGCGTGTACATGACACAACCTCTGATTATTTAACTGCCCAGCCAAGGTTAATTTAAAAAGCGTGGATTATTTGTTCAGAGAAGCAACATCCAGCTCCTCTCGAGACTTGAGCTCTCCAGGCAGGGCGCTGGGAGCCCCGGggagccctgctgcccctggggtGCTCGTGCTGGGTTGGTGTTGGTGCTCCCTGGTTACTTACTGCTCACACTCGGTGTCGTGGCCCACGGTCAGCTCACAGCCCGGGAAGATTTTGGCTGCCAGCACTGGGGAAATGCAGCACAGGCCGATGGGCTTCTTGGCAGCATGGAATGCCTTCAGGACATCCTCCACCTCTTTGCAGACAGTGCAGCTCTTGCCCTGGGTAGCCCAAGTACTCAGGTTTTTAGCCACTCCAAAGCCACCtgagaaaagagaagcagatgAGACCAGAAGATTAGTACTCCAGGGCAGGGTATTTTCAGTTATTCCTTAGTAGAATGCTAAAATGGATTTGGTGGATGGCACTGTTTGTCCAGCATTGATAAAGGAATTAACAAGAGCCAAGATGAACCTTTGGAAGCTGCCTGCCAGGAGATGAGACATCAAAGCACCTTTCTTGCTTCCCTAGAGAGCTGAAGCAGAGAGGTGCCAGTgccctgctgggtgctgtgcctCTTTTCTGAGTGATGGTGGAACATGCTGGCATGTTTTCACTTGTCTCTTAATCCTTGCTCCAGGCCCAGTCCCTCCCCACTGAAACCCTCGTTGTACTTTCACAACAGATGAGTTGCCAGACTGGCCACCTTCTGTTTGTGAGGCACTCAGGCTCCTCTCCTCATCAGGAGGCAGGTGTGTTGCTGAGGGAGGGGACAGTTTTACAcccaggaagaaaaagctcAGCAGATGGTACAGAGGATGCTGCCATGGGCTGTTATCTGCCCTCTCCTCTTCGGATCAGCTTCTGCAGGGCCATGTCCTCTGTTAGCACAAGTCCCAGCCAGcacccagtgccagcacagatGGCACATACACGGGTGTatggtgagaggacaaggggcaatggtttgaagcttaaagaagggagattcaggttggacattaggaaaaagttcttccctgtACAgctggtgagatgctggaacaggttgcccagggaggttgtggctgccccctccctggaggtcttcaagaccaggttggatggggctctgagcaacctgatctagtgggaggtgtccctgctcatgcaggggggttggaactagatgatctttaaggtcccttccaacccaaaccattctgtgattctgtaagatGTCCCTCCTCCCAATtcctgcttccagctctgccccatTCCTCTCCAGCCCGTGACTCCCATGGTGTCTCTGAGCTGTTCCCAAACCTTTGAGCATGCTGACCCCATCCTACCTGGTATGATCAGGGCATCCAGCCCCTTGACATACAGCTTAGCTAGATCCTTGATGTTGCCCCTGGCTATCCTGGCACTTTCCACCAGCACGTTGCGCTTCTCCTGAGTTGGCTGTCCTTTCATGTGGTCCACCACGTGCATCTGGTCCACATCAGGAGCATAAagctctgcctggggagggagaggaaaggtcTGTTATCCTTCAGGCATGTGTCCTAAGCGTGTTAAAGATCATGGGTAGCAAATGAAAATGCTTGAGTTACTTTGTTAGGAATGAAACTTGCTGGTGAACACAGTGACCTGCAGGCTCCCCTGTGTCTGGCAGGGGCTTCAGGTTATTGTCatagggaggagaaagaaagatcTTTTGTAGCTCTGCACAGGAACATTTACCCTGACCTTAGACAATGAGGGTGTTGCTGGGTGAAGGCAAAGAAGCTGGCCCACACTGCCTGTTTCGGGACCTGAAGTACTGGAGAGGGGGCAGTGACTCTTTCCTAGGAAATAAAGGTGTCCCAAGAGCCACTGGTGAAGCCTTTTCTTAGGGGCTTCCATCTGTAGGTGTTGAGGAGGGAACATGGAGGAGATTCTGAGCTCCTCTCCAAGGGCTCCAGTGATAGGACACATGGGAACagttcaaagctgcaccaggggaagttcagactggacatgaggaggcATTTCTTTGCAGAGAGAGTGGTcaaaccctggcccaggcttCCTCAAGGGGTGGCcaatgccccaagcctgtcagtgtttaacaGCCATTTGGACAAGGCCCTCAACGGCAAGATTTAACTTGGTCAGAGGGCTGGCCCTGCAGTAGAGTTGTAGAACCCTTCTAGCTGAAGCAGTCTGTTCTCTGCCACCCTGATCTACCCTGCTGTGCTAATCCTCTGTTTCCCCAGGCATCGTGACCCAAAAGCAGAAGGCTGGAATGACGCCTGAGCTCCCTCCACGGGAGGTCCCCGCCGACCGGGGCTGAGCCCCGGGCAGCGCCGCACGCCGGCCGGAACCGTGGGCTGGTGAGGCAGCACACCGACCTCACCTCTGCGTGGCACAGAATAATTCCAAGTCCCAGGAAAAGGGCTCTGCCCCACAGAGCCGAGGGGAATGCCCCTCAGGGCTTCTCTCCCGCCTCTCCCAGGCTCGCAGAGGGGCCGCGGTGGCTCCGGGCACAGCGGAGCCGCAGGGCCGCCTGttcccccctcttccagttcagcTCACAAGAACTTgtctattttcagtttttaaaaaaaaagattaatttcaaaCAGCCCGAAACAgtcttttaaactgaaataccAAAGCAGAGAGGGGGAAGTGCCAGCCAAAAAGAGCAGAGACCGCCGCAAGGAAAGTCGGTTTCCGAGTCGGGACGCGCTCAGCGCGGAGCAGCAGCTCGGTCCCCCCGCGGGGGAGCAGAGGGTTTTCCAGGCTCCCgagctgtgctctgtgctttgcctccctccctgcccggcAGTTCGGCTGCTGGGGAGCTCCTCTATTTCTCCAGCAacctgcagagctcctggggGACAAGTCCCTCCTGCAAGAGGGAGGCTGGAAAGCAGAGCGGGGCGAAAGGAGCCCGAGCTGGGGCGGGAGCTGCCAAGGtgcctcttccctctgccccctcctctcccagtgcctcttccctctctccccgCCTCTCCCAGtgcctcttccctctgccccctcctctcccagtgcctcttccctctctcccctcctctcccagagcctcttccctctctcccctcctctcccagagcctcttccctctctcccctcctctcccagagcctcttccctctctcccctcctctcccagagcctcttccctctgccccctcctctcccagtgcctcttccctctgccccctcctctcccggtgcctcttccctctgccccctcct containing:
- the LOC127389692 gene encoding glutamine amidotransferase-like class 1 domain-containing protein 3, mitochondrial, whose amino-acid sequence is MGKRVAVVLAGCGVFDGSEIHEASAVLVQLSREGAEAELYAPDVDQMHVVDHMKGQPTQEKRNVLVESARIARGNIKDLAKLYVKGLDALIIPGGFGVAKNLSTWATQGKSCTVCKEVEDVLKAFHAAKKPIGLCCISPVLAAKIFPGCELTVGHDTECEQWPYARTAEALKELGCKHVNKQVSEVHVDVQNRLVTTSAFMCNAPIHQVHDGIGKMVQEVLRLA